A stretch of the Ktedonobacteraceae bacterium genome encodes the following:
- a CDS encoding sigma-70 family RNA polymerase sigma factor, whose translation MFSWRRTSGSSDPDAGKSSSAFTKLLDSARQGESEALSTLYREFLPGVFGYIATRVPDRATAEDLTSEVFLKMVEGIGRLRTGDEAGFAAWILQIARITVAGFYRKREKQPAHVPLESTLEDREGDTESMPISAGHPDGDPVRWTEARDEWNTTVKAMNMLTEEQRQVLVGRLLLGYDVATVARMLDKNENAIKALQFRALHSLHRLLQKDVSPGETSPVETRNRGGAR comes from the coding sequence ATGTTTTCCTGGCGTCGAACGTCCGGTAGTAGTGACCCTGATGCAGGGAAGAGCTCATCTGCCTTCACCAAACTGCTTGATTCCGCTCGGCAGGGTGAGTCTGAGGCACTGAGCACGCTCTACCGTGAGTTCCTGCCCGGCGTATTCGGCTATATTGCTACTCGCGTTCCTGATCGTGCTACCGCCGAAGATCTCACTTCGGAAGTGTTTCTGAAAATGGTTGAAGGCATTGGCCGGCTGCGCACCGGCGATGAGGCCGGATTTGCGGCCTGGATCTTGCAGATCGCGCGCATCACTGTCGCAGGCTTTTATCGCAAGCGTGAGAAGCAACCGGCTCATGTTCCGCTCGAATCAACACTGGAAGACAGAGAAGGAGATACTGAAAGCATGCCAATCTCTGCCGGTCATCCTGATGGCGATCCGGTACGCTGGACAGAGGCGCGCGATGAATGGAACACGACGGTCAAAGCCATGAATATGCTCACCGAAGAGCAACGCCAGGTACTGGTAGGTCGATTACTGCTGGGATATGATGTAGCTACCGTTGCGCGCATGCTTGACAAAAATGAGAATGCCATCAAAGCATTGCAATTTCGTGCCCTGCATAGCCTGCACCGCCTCCTGCAAAAGGACGTGTCGCCCGGTGAGACATCTCCTGTAGAAACGCGAAATCGAGGAGGAGCACGATGA
- a CDS encoding thioredoxin domain-containing protein — protein sequence MSDHTNPQAQYKHTNRLIDETSPYLLQHAHNPVNWYPWGEEALEKARVEDKPILLSVGYSACHWCHVMERESFENEDIAALMNAHFVSIKVDREERPDIDSIYMQAVQAFNNGQGGWPMTVFLTPDGRPYFGGTYFPPRDRRYGQQVMPGFVTVLRSMADAYANRRQEVEEQANQVAAYLKQRSTAPLRKASSLAPGSAPLAMLEQASRELAADFDAVNGGFGNAPKFPNTMSLEFLLRVYLHRQRGELESGASRSELDIIETSLQHMANGGIYDHLGGGFHRYSVDAEWLVPHFEKMLYDNALLSRIYLHAYLVTNNPSYSRVVEETLNYVIREMTAPEGGFYSTQDADSEGEEGKFYTWTVDEIRAHLLPEDASLFMVYYDVTTDGNFEGKNILHVVQSPERVAEDAEISLERLQDSLRRSREMLFTVREQRVKPGRDEKILTAWNGLMLRSFAEAARYLDRPDYLQVAQKNATFLLRELYRDGRLLRTYKDGQARIKGYLEDYAFLADGLLALYEATFNPRWFAEARHLIDEVITLFADEQNGGFFDTGSDAEELVSRPKDIMDNATPAGNSVAADVLLRLAAFTGEESYRQRADDYLQHIASAMVQYPSAFGHALCALDFAISLVKEFAITGEPREAGTRNLLDVINGRYLPESVLACAAPDNAEAIQAIPLLANRPLKDGKATAYVCQNFACQAPVNTPEELEKLL from the coding sequence ATGTCGGATCATACGAACCCACAGGCACAATACAAACATACCAACCGGCTCATTGATGAGACGAGTCCATACCTGCTGCAGCACGCCCATAATCCTGTCAACTGGTATCCCTGGGGCGAGGAAGCGCTGGAAAAAGCCAGGGTTGAGGATAAACCTATTCTGCTCAGCGTCGGCTACTCTGCCTGCCACTGGTGCCACGTGATGGAGCGCGAATCGTTCGAAAACGAGGATATCGCGGCCCTGATGAACGCGCATTTTGTCTCTATCAAGGTAGACCGCGAGGAGCGCCCGGATATCGACAGCATCTATATGCAGGCGGTGCAGGCCTTCAACAATGGCCAGGGCGGATGGCCCATGACCGTCTTTCTCACGCCCGACGGACGCCCGTACTTTGGCGGCACCTACTTCCCGCCGCGCGACCGGCGCTACGGCCAGCAGGTGATGCCGGGATTTGTTACGGTGCTGCGCAGCATGGCCGATGCCTATGCGAATCGTCGCCAGGAGGTCGAGGAACAGGCTAACCAGGTGGCAGCATACCTGAAGCAGCGCAGTACCGCTCCCCTGCGCAAAGCAAGTTCCCTTGCTCCTGGGTCGGCGCCGCTCGCAATGCTGGAGCAGGCCAGCCGCGAACTGGCCGCGGATTTTGACGCGGTGAATGGTGGTTTTGGCAACGCGCCCAAGTTTCCTAATACGATGTCCCTGGAATTCCTGCTACGTGTGTACCTGCACAGGCAGCGCGGCGAACTAGAATCGGGGGCTTCCAGATCTGAACTGGACATCATCGAGACATCCCTACAACACATGGCCAATGGCGGCATTTATGACCACCTCGGCGGCGGCTTTCATCGCTACTCCGTCGATGCTGAGTGGCTTGTGCCGCATTTCGAGAAGATGCTCTACGATAATGCCCTGCTCAGCCGCATCTACCTGCACGCCTACCTGGTCACCAACAATCCTTCTTATAGTCGCGTCGTCGAGGAAACGTTGAATTATGTGATCCGTGAAATGACCGCGCCGGAAGGTGGATTCTATTCGACGCAGGATGCCGATAGCGAAGGGGAAGAGGGCAAATTTTATACCTGGACGGTCGATGAAATTCGCGCGCATCTCTTGCCAGAAGACGCGTCGCTGTTCATGGTCTATTACGATGTCACGACGGACGGAAATTTTGAGGGCAAGAACATTTTGCACGTCGTACAATCCCCCGAACGAGTGGCGGAAGATGCGGAGATCAGCCTGGAACGCTTGCAGGATTCCTTGCGGCGCAGCCGCGAGATGCTCTTTACAGTGCGCGAGCAGCGTGTGAAACCGGGGCGCGATGAGAAGATACTGACAGCGTGGAATGGCTTGATGTTGCGCAGCTTCGCGGAAGCGGCCCGCTACCTGGATCGTCCCGACTACCTGCAGGTTGCCCAGAAAAACGCAACGTTTTTGCTGCGCGAGCTCTATCGTGATGGCCGCCTGTTGCGTACATATAAAGATGGTCAGGCCAGGATTAAGGGCTACCTGGAAGATTACGCGTTCCTGGCCGATGGCCTGCTGGCGCTCTACGAGGCCACGTTCAATCCGCGCTGGTTCGCCGAAGCTCGTCACCTGATAGATGAGGTCATAACGCTCTTTGCCGATGAGCAGAATGGCGGCTTCTTTGATACGGGCAGCGATGCCGAGGAGCTGGTGAGCCGTCCCAAAGATATTATGGACAATGCCACTCCCGCGGGCAACAGTGTAGCCGCCGACGTACTACTGCGCCTGGCGGCCTTCACCGGCGAGGAATCGTATCGCCAACGCGCCGATGATTACCTGCAGCACATCGCCAGCGCGATGGTGCAGTATCCCTCGGCATTTGGGCACGCCCTGTGCGCGCTCGACTTCGCCATCTCGCTCGTCAAGGAATTTGCCATCACCGGCGAGCCGCGAGAAGCCGGTACGCGCAATTTACTGGATGTCATCAATGGCCGCTATCTGCCGGAAAGTGTGCTGGCCTGCGCCGCGCCTGATAATGCTGAGGCAATACAGGCAATTCCCCTGCTGGCGAATCGCCCTTTGAAGGATGGCAAAGCCACCGCCTATGTCTGCCAGAATTTCGCGTGCCAGGCGCCCGTCAACACACCTGAAGAACTCGAAAAATTGTTGTAA
- a CDS encoding polysaccharide deacetylase family protein — protein MSYHKIGKPAGPDWDTWFHISEAIFANQLSYLHENGWNVIGLEDFFTSLTMPDSLPERSVLLTFDDGYRSMRRVALPLLVEPGYPAVVFVPTDFIGGHNWFGIDNEPEDIMCDWDDLRELERYGVSVQSHGVSHRAFSEPDLAQQKEELLRSKAVLEEGLGKPVTVFAYSYGDAGVDADIQRNLLRECGYTAACLYGEDLCACQLLTHIA, from the coding sequence TTGTCCTATCATAAAATAGGCAAACCCGCCGGTCCCGATTGGGATACGTGGTTTCATATATCCGAGGCGATTTTTGCGAATCAGCTGAGCTACTTGCATGAAAACGGCTGGAACGTGATTGGCCTCGAAGACTTCTTCACATCCCTGACGATGCCGGATAGCCTGCCAGAGCGATCAGTGCTCCTGACATTTGATGATGGCTACCGGTCGATGCGTCGCGTTGCTCTTCCCTTGCTGGTTGAGCCTGGATACCCGGCAGTGGTTTTCGTTCCCACTGATTTCATCGGAGGACACAACTGGTTCGGCATCGATAACGAGCCAGAAGATATAATGTGTGATTGGGACGATTTGCGGGAGTTGGAGCGCTATGGAGTTTCCGTTCAATCACATGGAGTGTCGCACCGGGCATTTTCAGAGCCTGACCTGGCCCAGCAAAAAGAGGAACTGCTGCGCTCCAAAGCGGTGCTTGAAGAAGGGCTGGGCAAACCCGTCACCGTCTTCGCATATTCTTACGGGGATGCCGGTGTGGACGCAGACATACAACGGAATCTGCTGAGAGAGTGCGGCTATACTGCTGCCTGCCTGTATGGGGAGGACCTGTGCGCCTGCCAATTACTGACCCATATCGCCTGA
- a CDS encoding universal stress protein, with amino-acid sequence MSKRILLGVDAPLSPATLYALRTVSELIEQISPHVEFVLVHVVPAPYIASPSLGVYAGQLQTTTATTEQRAQAEHVLRKASLELQNHGIDANSIETLMRVGLPAEGIVKAAKDAFADLIVVGSRGNALQQRVRRVFAGSISRKVLQLAPCPVMIVTYPRLKQPSDLVTWYEEAITRYLQEHTGGLMVFTPAEVAEKFAPPHKTAPGRKETAAAILALEQLARDGKLCRHDVKGEMRYVND; translated from the coding sequence ATGAGTAAGCGCATTTTGCTGGGCGTCGATGCTCCTCTATCCCCTGCCACATTGTACGCGCTGCGTACAGTCAGTGAATTGATCGAGCAGATTTCTCCCCATGTTGAATTCGTGCTCGTGCATGTCGTCCCCGCTCCCTACATCGCATCCCCCTCACTGGGAGTATACGCCGGGCAGTTACAAACCACAACCGCCACCACTGAGCAGCGCGCACAGGCGGAGCATGTGCTGCGAAAAGCCAGCTTAGAATTGCAGAATCACGGCATCGACGCGAACTCCATCGAAACACTCATGCGTGTAGGGCTTCCTGCCGAGGGCATTGTCAAGGCGGCCAAAGATGCATTCGCGGACCTGATTGTTGTCGGCAGCCGGGGCAATGCGCTTCAGCAGCGAGTGCGCCGCGTATTCGCCGGAAGTATCTCACGTAAAGTGTTACAACTTGCCCCCTGTCCCGTCATGATCGTCACCTATCCTCGCCTCAAGCAACCTTCTGACCTGGTGACATGGTATGAAGAGGCCATTACACGCTACCTGCAAGAACATACCGGCGGATTGATGGTATTCACACCCGCGGAAGTGGCGGAGAAATTTGCTCCCCCGCACAAAACCGCTCCTGGACGCAAAGAGACCGCCGCGGCCATTCTTGCTTTAGAGCAACTGGCGCGCGATGGCAAGCTCTGCCGCCACGATGTGAAAGGTGAGATGCGCTACGTGAACGATTGA
- a CDS encoding transglycosylase SLT domain-containing protein, with translation MRIRESIKAFSHNIRHVRLQGLPLAARHLLILAMLMITLAGGAIGGHLLGVFAQGACASGDQAYSVRWGDTLSGIAVRYHTTWQKLASYNHLANPNLIYPYQTICIPGKGSGGSGSGSGSGGYLPASQYVAIARQDASNAGILPNLFVRQINQESGFNPWAVSPAGAIGIAQFMPATAAGLGINPHDPIQSLRAAARLMASYVYQYGDYAKALAAYNAGPGTVNWAVRVGGANWFSYLPYETRNYIDVIMGW, from the coding sequence ATGCGAATTCGTGAGAGCATCAAAGCATTCTCGCACAACATTCGTCACGTACGTTTGCAGGGTCTTCCCCTGGCGGCCAGGCATCTGCTTATTCTGGCCATGCTTATGATAACGCTGGCGGGAGGCGCTATCGGCGGTCACTTACTTGGTGTTTTCGCACAGGGCGCGTGCGCGAGCGGCGACCAGGCGTATTCTGTAAGATGGGGCGATACGCTGAGCGGCATTGCGGTGCGCTATCACACCACATGGCAGAAACTTGCTTCCTACAATCACCTGGCCAATCCCAATCTTATTTACCCCTACCAAACCATCTGTATTCCCGGTAAAGGTTCCGGTGGGTCCGGCTCCGGTTCCGGTTCGGGCGGTTATCTGCCGGCATCCCAGTATGTGGCCATCGCACGACAGGATGCTTCCAATGCCGGTATTTTGCCCAATCTTTTCGTGCGCCAGATCAACCAGGAAAGCGGCTTCAATCCCTGGGCCGTCTCACCTGCCGGCGCTATTGGCATCGCGCAATTCATGCCCGCAACCGCGGCAGGCCTGGGTATTAATCCGCACGATCCAATCCAGTCGCTGCGTGCGGCTGCTCGCCTGATGGCCAGCTACGTTTATCAATACGGTGATTATGCCAAGGCGCTGGCGGCCTATAACGCCGGACCCGGCACAGTCAACTGGGCGGTACGTGTGGGTGGTGCCAACTGGTTTAGCTATTTACCCTATGAGACACGCAACTATATTGATGTAATCATGGGGTGGTGA
- a CDS encoding DUF5667 domain-containing protein, whose translation MNPLYEHLNDELERQNGSFWSAQTSPDLPQSTLPDFDSDQEVQALVAIARRIQLAPAVQVDADFADRLEQRILVHNAVQRMRRAQISRWNRLSVRSLLRAHPVFSIALSCCLLVLLLALGIVIASAQITNPNNPLYAINQWEQDVRLSLSGSPVARAELDLQFAADRLNTLADLANPSDTQAYEQQLEDLSQQVENAVQAINQIPAGTQRSQLQSNLAALETHARQVLRGFLPRLNLQERLATTDALADLGDTVPHLQSVQLILPPHSGELATIIIDGSGLESGAQLVIDGQVMGNNGSLNNGVDTFMVRWNGNNNQQSYTIGILNPDGTFAQITLVGSSWSAGNGNGNGGGNGNGNHGNNGNHGGNGNGNGNHGDNGNHGGNGNGNKNGNGNGNGGGNGNGNGNGNHNGGGNGNGNGNGNHGDNGNHGGNGNKNGNGNGNGNHNGEGNGNGHVMKQA comes from the coding sequence ATGAATCCTCTCTATGAACATCTCAATGACGAGCTGGAACGGCAAAATGGTTCCTTCTGGTCTGCTCAGACATCACCAGACCTGCCGCAATCCACACTCCCTGACTTCGACTCCGACCAGGAAGTACAGGCACTGGTTGCCATCGCTCGCCGTATTCAACTGGCTCCGGCTGTGCAGGTTGACGCGGACTTTGCCGACAGGTTGGAGCAGCGCATTCTGGTGCATAATGCTGTACAACGCATGCGGAGAGCACAGATTTCCCGTTGGAACAGGCTTTCTGTACGTTCGCTATTGAGGGCGCATCCCGTCTTTAGTATTGCCTTGAGCTGCTGTCTATTGGTTCTATTGCTGGCGCTTGGCATAGTAATAGCCTCGGCTCAGATCACCAATCCAAACAACCCGCTCTACGCGATAAATCAATGGGAGCAGGATGTACGTCTCTCGCTCAGTGGTTCGCCTGTGGCTCGCGCCGAACTGGATCTGCAATTCGCCGCCGACCGCCTCAATACGCTGGCCGATCTTGCCAACCCTTCCGATACACAGGCCTACGAGCAGCAGTTGGAAGACCTGAGCCAGCAGGTTGAAAACGCCGTTCAGGCTATCAACCAGATTCCCGCAGGAACACAGCGCAGTCAACTTCAGAGTAATCTCGCTGCGCTTGAAACACACGCGCGCCAGGTCTTGCGCGGATTTTTACCTCGGCTCAATCTACAGGAGCGCCTGGCGACGACCGATGCGCTCGCTGATCTGGGTGATACCGTGCCTCACCTGCAGAGTGTACAGCTTATTCTACCCCCTCATTCTGGCGAACTGGCTACCATTATTATCGACGGCAGCGGCCTTGAATCGGGAGCGCAACTGGTTATAGATGGACAGGTTATGGGTAACAATGGTAGCCTCAACAATGGTGTCGATACTTTCATGGTGCGCTGGAATGGTAATAACAACCAGCAATCTTACACAATAGGTATTCTTAATCCTGATGGCACCTTTGCGCAAATAACACTGGTTGGATCGTCCTGGTCAGCAGGCAACGGGAACGGCAATGGAGGAGGCAACGGGAATGGCAACCATGGAAACAATGGAAACCATGGAGGCAACGGGAATGGGAATGGCAACCATGGAGACAACGGGAACCATGGAGGCAACGGCAATGGCAATAAGAATGGGAACGGGAATGGGAATGGAGGAGGCAACGGGAATGGAAACGGAAACGGCAATCACAATGGAGGAGGGAACGGCAATGGGAATGGGAATGGCAATCATGGAGACAACGGGAACCATGGAGGCAATGGCAATAAGAATGGGAATGGAAACGGGAACGGCAATCACAATGGAGAAGGGAATGGGAACGGGCATGTAATGAAACAGGCATAA
- a CDS encoding ABC transporter ATP-binding protein: MNENIETMEENKNPGTPRLMWRLLRMCMPGQMPLIILGIIVSLGSAGAALLQPWPLKLVVDNVVSNHPLSGPLAKLAGIITAHTAVTSPRIALLVILCLAVLVIQALVGIFEVFSTYLLVSVGLRMVFKLRCALFNHIQQLSLSFHDATAVGDSLYRVTWDTYCVQELFNSAMIPALTAVFTLGGIAFVMISIDWKVTIAALLIGVPLVLFIRRIDKPMTEFSTRVHERESDISTRVQETLTSIRAVQAYGREEFEGARFRQHASASMRANLRLTVLESGSQAVIDLLLAIGTAAVIGVTAAEALGGQLTVGDVILLVAYVAMLYQPLQTLASTAVVVQSAAAGALRVFSVLDAPADVADAGDAIELQGRAKGHIAFEHVSFSYREDLLTLRDVCIDVPAGGTVALVGPSGAGKTTLASLLIRFYDPKAGRITLDGADLRSLTLKSLRRNIALVLQEPVLFSASVRENIEYARPGVTLEEIKEAARAAGAHEFIQALPNSYETEIGERGVTLSGGQRQRLSIARAFLKDAPILILDEPTSALDAETEVQLLEALERLKKGRTTLIIAHRLSTIRSADQIIVLQDGMVVESGALTELRRAGGPFQRLYDSQFGSLSH, from the coding sequence ATGAACGAGAATATCGAAACGATGGAAGAGAATAAGAATCCAGGAACGCCGCGCCTGATGTGGCGATTGCTGCGTATGTGCATGCCGGGGCAGATGCCGCTGATCATACTGGGGATCATCGTATCGTTGGGGTCGGCGGGAGCGGCATTGCTGCAACCATGGCCCTTGAAGCTGGTTGTTGACAATGTTGTGAGCAATCACCCGCTGTCTGGCCCTTTAGCCAAACTCGCCGGCATCATTACCGCCCATACCGCGGTCACATCCCCGAGGATCGCACTGCTGGTGATCCTTTGTCTCGCGGTCTTAGTGATTCAAGCGCTCGTGGGCATATTCGAGGTGTTCAGTACCTACCTGCTCGTGTCTGTTGGCCTGCGCATGGTGTTCAAATTGCGCTGCGCGTTATTCAACCACATCCAGCAGTTATCGCTCTCGTTTCACGACGCGACCGCTGTGGGCGATTCGCTCTATCGCGTCACCTGGGATACGTACTGCGTGCAGGAACTGTTCAACAGCGCTATGATTCCTGCTCTCACTGCCGTTTTCACCCTCGGTGGCATCGCCTTCGTGATGATTTCCATTGATTGGAAGGTCACGATAGCCGCGTTGCTGATCGGTGTGCCGCTGGTACTCTTTATCCGGCGCATAGACAAGCCAATGACCGAATTCTCGACGCGCGTACACGAGCGCGAGAGCGATATCAGCACGCGCGTGCAGGAGACGCTGACGAGTATCCGGGCGGTGCAGGCTTATGGGCGCGAGGAGTTCGAAGGGGCGCGATTCCGCCAGCACGCCAGCGCCAGCATGCGCGCGAATCTGCGGCTCACAGTGCTTGAAAGCGGCTCACAGGCGGTGATTGACCTGCTGCTGGCGATTGGCACCGCGGCGGTGATTGGAGTGACCGCCGCAGAGGCGCTGGGAGGACAACTGACCGTTGGCGATGTGATACTCCTGGTTGCCTATGTAGCGATGCTCTATCAACCGCTGCAGACGCTGGCCTCGACCGCCGTTGTCGTGCAGAGCGCGGCAGCCGGGGCGCTGCGCGTCTTTTCAGTGCTGGATGCTCCTGCTGATGTAGCTGACGCGGGGGACGCCATCGAGCTACAGGGTAGGGCAAAAGGCCATATCGCTTTCGAGCATGTCTCGTTCAGCTATCGGGAGGATTTGCTTACCTTGCGCGATGTTTGCATCGATGTTCCCGCCGGTGGGACCGTGGCTCTGGTTGGCCCATCCGGCGCCGGGAAGACGACGCTGGCGAGCCTGCTTATCCGCTTCTATGATCCCAAGGCGGGTCGCATCACACTTGACGGAGCTGACCTGCGCAGCCTCACCTTGAAGTCCCTGCGGCGCAATATCGCGCTGGTGCTGCAAGAGCCGGTGTTGTTCTCGGCCAGCGTGCGTGAAAATATCGAATACGCGCGCCCAGGAGTCACGCTTGAGGAGATCAAGGAGGCAGCGCGTGCCGCGGGCGCTCACGAATTTATTCAGGCGCTACCCAATAGTTACGAGACGGAGATCGGCGAACGAGGAGTCACTCTCTCAGGTGGGCAGCGACAGCGTCTCTCAATTGCGCGTGCCTTTTTGAAGGATGCTCCGATCCTGATCCTGGACGAGCCGACGAGCGCGCTGGATGCAGAGACGGAGGTACAACTGCTGGAAGCCCTCGAACGCCTGAAAAAAGGCCGCACTACATTGATTATAGCCCATCGCTTATCGACGATTCGCAGCGCGGACCAGATCATTGTCCTGCAAGATGGGATGGTCGTCGAATCGGGGGCGCTTACCGAACTGAGGCGGGCCGGCGGCCCTTTCCAGCGGCTGTATGATAGCCAGTTCGGGTCTCTCTCTCACTAA
- a CDS encoding methyl-accepting chemotaxis protein: MSERRQQNLYVPLRVRFRSPAERAQWEREHPGVSTMPSIPDEAAAQGQHVTISTGSESPHTRQIKELIRLGNILRAELGLDEVLQQIVASISACTGFRMAVINLLKDDSDYLVGAAFTGASEESERLIRERHITVEQVMRFMRPEFLVSQSYFIPHEHFDEFADIPRAVDMPMENYEPGGWHPEDALIVPLYSPRKKKLLGFLSLDDPEDGKIPTVESVEMIELFAGQAAIAIDNARIFQEREVERRALEEAIVHLRKDLERVQGGDLRVRVQPSHEKLQAVGEAINQMIEAISGIVGSTQMVTQAVDDHAQDVQRSSEVLVHDTSQQERQVQHIAHVIDQMVETMQHVSQRAEAISKVAVESMEVTLEGQNKVARATEGMRQVRETTMQSARIMKRLGESGQEINDIVLEITDLTTRMNLLALNAAIEAVRAGEHGQGFGVIAQEIRGLAVSSAEAARKVATRIRTIQHEMATVSQSVEQNITQVVIQSELVSQTGVALEAISVVTEQMADLVQGIVNAADSQERGSQLVTHSIEQISSMTSEITQQMRQMQQSMAHLVELTNSLRSRMSIFRVSTPPQNES; encoded by the coding sequence ATGTCTGAACGAAGGCAGCAGAACCTCTATGTCCCTTTGCGTGTCCGATTTCGCTCGCCGGCAGAACGCGCGCAGTGGGAACGCGAGCATCCAGGCGTGTCTACCATGCCCTCGATTCCAGATGAAGCGGCAGCGCAAGGGCAACATGTAACTATTTCCACCGGAAGCGAATCTCCACATACACGTCAAATCAAAGAACTGATCCGCCTGGGTAATATCTTGCGCGCCGAATTGGGCCTCGATGAGGTTTTGCAGCAAATAGTCGCCTCTATTAGCGCCTGCACCGGCTTTCGCATGGCAGTCATCAACCTGCTCAAGGATGATAGTGATTACCTCGTTGGAGCTGCCTTTACCGGCGCGTCCGAGGAGAGCGAACGCCTCATACGCGAAAGGCATATCACCGTTGAACAGGTGATGCGCTTTATGCGCCCCGAATTTCTTGTCAGCCAGAGCTATTTCATCCCCCACGAACACTTTGATGAATTTGCCGATATTCCTCGCGCCGTCGATATGCCTATGGAAAACTACGAACCCGGCGGCTGGCATCCCGAAGATGCCCTGATCGTGCCCCTGTACAGTCCGCGCAAGAAAAAATTGCTCGGCTTCCTCTCCCTGGATGATCCAGAGGATGGCAAGATACCAACCGTCGAAAGCGTCGAGATGATCGAACTCTTCGCGGGTCAGGCGGCGATTGCCATTGACAACGCGCGTATCTTTCAAGAACGCGAGGTCGAGCGCCGGGCGCTGGAAGAGGCAATTGTCCATCTACGCAAAGACCTGGAACGGGTACAGGGCGGAGATTTGCGCGTGCGCGTTCAGCCCTCGCATGAGAAACTGCAAGCCGTGGGAGAAGCCATCAACCAGATGATCGAGGCCATCAGTGGCATTGTTGGCAGCACGCAAATGGTGACGCAGGCCGTTGATGACCATGCCCAGGACGTACAGCGCAGTTCGGAAGTCCTCGTCCATGATACCAGCCAGCAGGAGCGCCAGGTTCAGCACATCGCGCATGTAATTGATCAGATGGTAGAAACCATGCAGCACGTATCGCAGCGTGCCGAAGCCATCTCCAAGGTGGCCGTAGAGTCAATGGAGGTGACGCTGGAGGGTCAGAATAAGGTGGCCCGGGCAACCGAGGGGATGCGCCAGGTTCGCGAAACGACCATGCAATCGGCTCGCATCATGAAACGCCTGGGAGAAAGCGGGCAAGAGATCAATGACATCGTCCTGGAAATAACGGACCTGACGACGCGCATGAATCTGCTGGCGCTCAACGCTGCTATTGAGGCTGTTCGCGCCGGTGAACACGGCCAGGGCTTCGGCGTGATCGCCCAGGAAATTCGCGGCCTGGCCGTCAGCAGCGCCGAAGCTGCCCGCAAGGTCGCTACACGCATCCGCACCATACAGCACGAAATGGCGACCGTCTCCCAGAGTGTCGAGCAGAACATCACACAGGTCGTGATACAGTCCGAACTCGTCTCTCAGACAGGAGTCGCGCTCGAAGCCATCAGCGTCGTTACCGAACAGATGGCCGATCTAGTTCAGGGCATAGTCAATGCGGCAGACAGCCAGGAGCGCGGTTCCCAGCTGGTGACGCACTCTATCGAACAAATCTCATCCATGACCAGCGAAATTACCCAACAAATGCGCCAGATGCAGCAATCAATGGCACACCTCGTCGAATTGACCAACTCTTTACGCTCACGGATGTCGATATTCCGCGTCTCTACGCCCCCTCAGAACGAGTCGTAG